A single genomic interval of Litoreibacter ponti harbors:
- the ptsP gene encoding phosphoenolpyruvate--protein phosphotransferase, with product MPERSESESRKLLGRLRDTLAQEGAGQERLDRITSIIAESMGTDVCSIYLFRDPETLELCATEGLNKEAVHQTRMRIGEGLVGRVARTRTPVNTPDAPQARGFRFMPETGEEIFSSFLGLPIQRLGETLGVLVVQSKDARTYTEDEVYALEVVAMVIAEMAELGAFQGEGAAMGARHTQQALFRGGTAQEGAAEGHVFLHEPRVVVTNPIADDPHAELVRLQEAMDTLRSSVDEMLGAMGRGADKEQVKVLEAYRMFANSRSWVRRMEEDISLGLSAAAAVEKEQSATRARMEQVPDPYLRERLHDLDDLSNRLLRLLTGQGRDTGAEMPEKPILVAKNIGPGELLDYGKKLRGIVLEEGSVGSHAAIVARAWAIPLVINAKRILTEALNGDHIMVDGDQGVVHLRPDETVTAAFRDKMAMQTKAQERYASIRDKPACTLCGETISLHMNAGLMADLPSLESSGADGVGLFRTELQFLTRSRVPRRSELAAIYGSVMDAAKGKPVVFRTLDIGSDKVLPYMKRTEEPNPALGWRAIRVALDKKGVMRMQLQALIRAAAGRPLKVMFPFVAQFDEFRDARQHLLDELEREDKLGHVLPADVSVGAMLETPSLAFAPRQFFEMADFISIGGNDLKQFFFAADRENERVRKRYDTLNVSFLTFLEQIVGRCDDVGVPVSFCGEDAGRPVEALCFTAMGMRSLSMRPASIGPVKSLLRRVDLAEAKQVIDDARVSGAQSVRPAVMDWLTGRM from the coding sequence TTGCCCGAGAGATCGGAAAGCGAAAGCCGCAAGCTGCTGGGGCGGCTGCGGGATACCTTGGCCCAAGAGGGCGCAGGGCAGGAACGGCTTGACCGCATCACCTCGATCATTGCCGAAAGCATGGGCACGGATGTGTGCTCAATCTACCTGTTCCGCGACCCCGAGACGCTAGAGCTGTGCGCGACCGAGGGCCTGAACAAGGAGGCCGTGCACCAGACCCGCATGCGCATCGGCGAGGGCCTTGTGGGCCGCGTCGCGCGCACCAGGACCCCGGTCAACACCCCCGACGCCCCGCAGGCCCGCGGCTTCCGCTTCATGCCGGAGACGGGCGAGGAGATCTTTTCGAGCTTCCTCGGCCTGCCGATCCAGCGGCTGGGTGAAACGCTGGGCGTGCTGGTCGTGCAATCCAAGGACGCGCGCACCTACACCGAAGACGAGGTCTACGCGCTGGAAGTCGTCGCCATGGTCATCGCAGAGATGGCCGAGCTGGGCGCGTTCCAGGGCGAAGGCGCGGCCATGGGCGCGCGCCACACTCAGCAGGCCCTGTTTCGCGGCGGGACGGCGCAGGAAGGGGCCGCCGAGGGCCACGTCTTCCTGCACGAGCCGCGCGTCGTCGTCACCAACCCGATCGCAGACGACCCCCATGCCGAGCTGGTGCGCCTGCAAGAGGCAATGGACACGCTGCGCAGCTCTGTCGACGAGATGCTCGGCGCCATGGGCCGCGGCGCGGACAAGGAACAGGTCAAGGTGCTCGAGGCGTACCGGATGTTTGCCAACTCCCGCTCCTGGGTGCGGCGGATGGAGGAAGACATCTCGCTGGGCCTGTCCGCGGCGGCTGCGGTCGAGAAAGAACAATCCGCCACCCGCGCGCGCATGGAACAGGTCCCCGACCCGTATCTGCGCGAGCGGCTGCATGATCTCGATGACCTGTCGAACCGCCTGCTGCGACTGCTCACTGGCCAAGGCCGCGATACCGGGGCCGAGATGCCGGAGAAACCCATTCTGGTGGCCAAGAATATCGGCCCCGGCGAGCTGCTGGATTACGGCAAGAAGCTGCGCGGCATCGTGCTGGAGGAAGGCTCCGTCGGGTCGCACGCGGCCATCGTTGCGCGCGCCTGGGCGATCCCGCTGGTAATCAACGCCAAGCGCATCCTGACCGAGGCGCTCAATGGCGATCACATCATGGTCGACGGCGATCAGGGGGTGGTGCATCTGCGCCCCGACGAAACCGTCACCGCCGCCTTCCGCGACAAGATGGCGATGCAGACCAAGGCGCAGGAGCGCTACGCCTCGATCCGCGACAAGCCCGCCTGCACGCTGTGCGGCGAGACCATATCGTTGCACATGAATGCGGGGCTCATGGCTGACCTGCCCTCGCTGGAAAGCTCCGGCGCCGACGGGGTCGGCTTGTTTCGCACCGAGCTGCAGTTTCTGACCCGATCCCGGGTGCCGCGCCGCTCTGAATTGGCGGCGATCTACGGCTCCGTCATGGATGCGGCCAAGGGCAAACCGGTAGTGTTCCGCACGCTTGATATCGGGTCGGACAAGGTGCTGCCCTACATGAAGCGCACCGAAGAGCCGAATCCGGCCTTGGGCTGGCGCGCGATCCGCGTGGCGCTCGACAAAAAGGGCGTGATGCGCATGCAGCTGCAGGCGCTGATCCGGGCGGCCGCCGGGCGGCCCCTGAAAGTGATGTTCCCTTTCGTGGCGCAATTCGACGAGTTCCGCGATGCCCGCCAGCACCTGCTCGACGAGCTGGAGCGCGAGGACAAGCTGGGCCATGTCCTGCCCGCCGACGTCTCCGTCGGTGCGATGCTCGAGACCCCGTCGCTGGCCTTCGCCCCGCGGCAGTTCTTCGAGATGGCGGATTTCATCTCTATCGGCGGCAATGATCTCAAGCAGTTCTTCTTCGCCGCCGACCGCGAGAACGAGCGCGTGCGCAAGCGCTATGACACGCTCAACGTGTCCTTCCTGACCTTCCTTGAGCAGATCGTCGGGCGCTGTGACGATGTAGGCGTGCCGGTCAGTTTCTGCGGCGAAGATGCCGGCCGCCCGGTCGAGGCGCTGTGCTTCACCGCTATGGGGATGCGGTCGCTGTCGATGCGCCCGGCCTCCATCGGGCCTGTCAAGAGCCTGCTGCGCCGCGTCGACCTGGCGGAGGCGAAACAGGTGATCGACGACGCGCGGGTGTCCGGCGCGCAATCGGTGCGTCCAGCGGTGATGGATTGGCTGACGGGGCGGATGTGA
- a CDS encoding EcsC family protein yields the protein MSETILPPPIKADPPVEAQIAALARRYRGARGLGLRLMGTLGAQAETLLDRLPHSARSGLDAATMRALELSFSAAHASRGTVPDTGQWLTRALTAGTGAAGGFGGLPSALAELPLTTTVMLRAIQGIAAEHGFDPSHDDTRAECLQVFASAGPLEEDDGTDLSFLTLRMTVSGTTMQALLKQVAPKLALVLGQKLAAQTVPVLGAVTGAAINYTFTSYYQEMAHVSFGLRKLAEETGTDRAQLIAEFRTQVSKRA from the coding sequence ATGAGCGAGACCATTCTGCCCCCACCGATCAAGGCCGACCCGCCTGTCGAGGCCCAGATCGCGGCTTTGGCGCGCAGGTATCGCGGGGCGCGCGGGCTTGGGCTTCGCCTGATGGGCACGCTGGGGGCGCAGGCGGAAACCCTGCTGGACCGTCTGCCTCATTCGGCGCGCAGCGGGCTTGATGCCGCGACGATGCGCGCGCTGGAGTTGAGCTTTTCGGCCGCGCATGCCTCGCGCGGCACGGTCCCCGATACCGGACAATGGCTGACCCGGGCTTTGACTGCGGGCACCGGGGCGGCGGGCGGTTTTGGCGGTTTGCCATCGGCTCTGGCAGAGCTGCCGCTGACCACAACGGTGATGTTGCGCGCGATCCAGGGAATTGCGGCGGAACACGGGTTCGACCCGTCCCACGATGACACCCGCGCGGAATGCCTGCAGGTCTTCGCCTCGGCCGGGCCGCTCGAGGAGGACGACGGCACCGACCTGAGCTTTCTGACCCTGCGCATGACGGTCAGTGGGACAACCATGCAGGCGCTGCTCAAGCAGGTGGCCCCCAAACTGGCGTTGGTTCTGGGGCAGAAGCTGGCCGCGCAGACGGTGCCGGTTCTTGGTGCGGTGACCGGCGCTGCGATCAATTACACCTTCACCAGCTACTATCAGGAAATGGCCCATGTGAGCTTCGGTCTGCGCAAGCTGGCCGAGGAAACCGGGACCGATCGCGCGCAGCTCATCGCCGAATTTCGCACGCAAGTCTCAAAGCGCGCTTAA
- a CDS encoding GNAT family N-acetyltransferase — MELRREQPQDWWEVEALYDLTFAPGRTALSSYRLREGPPVAELSLVARDADGILGGAIRYWPVSVGGAPTLLLGPVAVHPTRQGEGLGGALIRDSLARARELDWARVLLVGDAPYYGKFGFSRQDGVTMPAPTNPARVLGLALQSDAWNGVSGKVVKKNIY; from the coding sequence ATGGAGTTGAGGCGGGAGCAGCCGCAGGATTGGTGGGAGGTCGAGGCGCTCTATGACCTGACCTTTGCGCCGGGCCGCACGGCACTGTCGTCCTACCGTCTGCGCGAAGGGCCCCCCGTGGCCGAGCTGTCACTGGTCGCGCGCGATGCGGACGGCATCCTTGGCGGCGCGATCCGGTATTGGCCGGTGTCGGTCGGCGGCGCGCCAACCCTGTTGCTCGGCCCCGTCGCGGTGCACCCGACGCGGCAGGGCGAAGGTCTGGGCGGAGCGCTGATCCGCGATAGCCTGGCCCGCGCGCGCGAGCTCGATTGGGCGCGGGTGCTTTTGGTGGGTGATGCGCCTTATTACGGAAAATTCGGCTTTTCCCGGCAGGACGGCGTGACGATGCCAGCCCCAACGAACCCCGCGCGGGTGCTTGGTCTGGCGCTTCAATCAGACGCTTGGAATGGAGTTTCGGGGAAAGTCGTGAAAAAAAATATTTATTGA
- a CDS encoding flavin reductase family protein, whose translation MFYRPEDGHGLPHNPFNAVISPRPIGWISTRGADGSENLAPYSFFNAVAYVPPQVMFASTSAKDDRGDTKDSVANIRDTGVFCVNVVEYAMRDVMNVTSGPWAREVDEFDKAEIGRAECDTIACSRVVGAPANLECKLTQIVQLPGEANFAVFGEVTGVHLRDDCLVDGRFDVTRYQPLARLGYKDYTYVKDVFSLTRPGET comes from the coding sequence ATGTTCTACCGCCCCGAAGACGGCCACGGCCTGCCCCACAACCCGTTCAACGCGGTGATCTCGCCGCGCCCCATCGGCTGGATTTCCACCCGTGGCGCGGACGGGTCCGAGAACCTTGCGCCCTACTCCTTCTTCAATGCGGTGGCCTATGTGCCGCCGCAGGTGATGTTCGCCTCGACCTCGGCCAAGGATGACCGTGGCGACACCAAGGACAGCGTCGCCAACATCCGCGACACCGGCGTGTTCTGCGTGAATGTGGTGGAGTACGCGATGCGCGACGTGATGAACGTGACCTCCGGCCCGTGGGCGCGGGAGGTCGACGAGTTCGACAAGGCCGAGATCGGGCGTGCGGAGTGCGACACCATCGCGTGTTCCCGCGTGGTGGGCGCGCCGGCCAATCTGGAATGCAAACTGACCCAGATCGTGCAGCTGCCGGGCGAGGCGAACTTCGCCGTCTTCGGCGAGGTCACCGGCGTGCATCTGCGCGACGACTGCCTTGTGGACGGAAGATTCGATGTGACCCGCTACCAGCCGCTCGCGCGGCTTGGGTACAAGGACTACACCTATGTGAAAGACGTCTTCAGCCTGACCCGCCCCGGCGAGACATGA
- a CDS encoding SulP family inorganic anion transporter: MAPTGPLGAARWRIEILSGLTVALALVPEAVAFAFVAGVHPLVGLYAAFIVGLITACIGGRPGMISGATGALAVVMVSLVAQHGVEYLFATVILMGLMQIAAGVFKLGKFIRLVPHPVMLGFVNGLAIVIFLAQLSQFQIPGTAEAGGGHGMASGEWMTGMPLAIMLVLTVLTMAIIWATPKITSAVPAPLAGIGIVAILVIAFGIDVPRVGDLASISGGLPPFHIPFSFGAEGGTGLYGDMLAPFNLETLWIIAPYALILAAIGLIESLLTLNLVGEIVNKRGGASQECVAQGVANTVTGFFGGMGGCAMIGQSMINVKSGGRTRIAGIAAALFLLAFILVASPLIEQIPLAALVGVMFMVVIGTFAWNSFNIMRKVPRIDAFVIVLVTITTVMYDLAIAVVVGVIVSALAYAWQNATRIHAKTYDTPEGAKVYQVQGPLFFGSAEGFAELFTPREDPSLVVIDFADSRVADQSALQAIEAIAAKYESEGKTVQLRHLSRDCHDLLTKAGQLMIDSDDDPDYAIAVDYSVKTGVMAGGH, from the coding sequence ATGGCGCCCACCGGCCCGCTGGGGGCCGCGCGCTGGCGGATCGAGATTCTGTCCGGCCTGACCGTCGCGCTGGCTCTGGTGCCCGAGGCGGTGGCCTTTGCGTTTGTCGCGGGCGTGCACCCGCTGGTGGGGCTCTATGCGGCCTTCATCGTGGGGCTGATCACCGCCTGCATCGGCGGGCGTCCGGGCATGATCTCGGGCGCGACCGGCGCGCTGGCCGTGGTGATGGTATCGCTCGTGGCGCAGCACGGGGTCGAATACCTGTTTGCGACCGTGATCCTGATGGGCCTCATGCAGATCGCGGCGGGCGTGTTCAAGTTGGGCAAGTTCATCCGTCTGGTGCCGCACCCGGTGATGCTGGGCTTCGTCAATGGCCTCGCCATTGTTATTTTCCTGGCGCAATTAAGCCAGTTCCAGATCCCCGGTACGGCCGAGGCGGGCGGCGGCCACGGCATGGCGAGCGGCGAGTGGATGACCGGCATGCCACTGGCGATCATGCTGGTGCTGACCGTGCTGACCATGGCCATTATCTGGGCCACGCCCAAGATCACTTCTGCCGTGCCGGCGCCTTTGGCGGGGATCGGGATCGTCGCGATCCTCGTGATTGCGTTCGGCATCGATGTGCCGCGCGTGGGCGATCTGGCCTCTATCTCGGGCGGGCTGCCGCCGTTCCACATCCCGTTCAGCTTCGGGGCCGAGGGCGGCACGGGGCTCTATGGCGACATGCTTGCGCCGTTCAATCTGGAGACGCTCTGGATCATCGCGCCCTACGCGCTGATCCTGGCCGCCATTGGCCTGATCGAGAGCCTTTTGACGCTCAACCTCGTGGGCGAGATCGTCAACAAGCGCGGCGGTGCGTCTCAGGAATGCGTGGCCCAAGGTGTGGCCAACACCGTAACGGGTTTCTTCGGCGGCATGGGCGGCTGCGCCATGATCGGCCAGTCGATGATCAACGTGAAATCCGGCGGCCGCACCCGGATCGCAGGTATCGCCGCGGCGCTGTTCCTGCTGGCCTTCATCCTGGTGGCCTCGCCCCTGATCGAGCAGATTCCGCTGGCCGCGCTCGTGGGCGTTATGTTCATGGTGGTGATCGGCACCTTCGCGTGGAACTCGTTCAATATCATGCGTAAAGTGCCGCGCATCGACGCTTTCGTGATCGTGCTGGTGACCATCACGACCGTGATGTACGACCTCGCGATTGCGGTGGTGGTCGGCGTGATCGTCTCGGCGCTCGCCTATGCCTGGCAAAATGCCACTCGCATTCACGCCAAGACCTATGACACGCCGGAGGGCGCGAAGGTCTACCAGGTGCAAGGTCCGCTGTTCTTCGGCTCTGCCGAAGGGTTCGCCGAGCTCTTCACCCCGCGCGAGGATCCGTCGCTGGTGGTGATCGACTTCGCCGACAGCCGGGTGGCGGATCAGTCCGCGCTGCAGGCCATCGAGGCGATTGCCGCGAAATATGAAAGCGAAGGCAAAACCGTCCAGCTGCGTCACCTGTCGCGTGACTGCCACGACCTTCTGACCAAGGCGGGCCAGCTGATGATCGACAGTGACGACGATCCCGATTACGCGATTGCGGTGGATTACTCGGTCAAGACCGGCGTGATGGCGGGTGGCCACTAG
- a CDS encoding S-methyl-5'-thioadenosine phosphorylase gives MADPTTDTYIGVIGGSGLYDIEGLEGAEWQNVDTPWGAPSDAILTGTLGGVKMAFLPRHGRGHVHSPTTVPYRANIDALKRLGVTDVISVSACGSFREEMAPGDFVVVDQFIDRTLAREKSFFGQGLVAHVSVAHPTCPRLGEACLTAAKEVGVTVHKGGTYLAMEGPQFSTLAESKMYRESWGADVIGMTNMPEAKLAREAELCYASVAMITDYDSWHPDHGEVDVTQIIATLMGNAAHARDMVALLPGLLGAARAPCPHGCDRALEFALITQPDARDPAMVAKLDAVAGRVLG, from the coding sequence ATGGCAGACCCCACGACAGACACTTACATCGGCGTAATCGGCGGCTCTGGCCTCTATGACATCGAGGGGCTCGAGGGGGCCGAATGGCAAAACGTCGACACGCCTTGGGGCGCACCGTCGGATGCGATCCTGACGGGTACGTTGGGGGGCGTGAAGATGGCCTTCCTGCCACGCCACGGGCGGGGGCATGTGCATTCGCCAACGACCGTGCCCTACCGCGCCAATATCGACGCGCTGAAGCGGCTGGGAGTGACGGATGTGATCTCGGTCTCGGCCTGCGGCTCGTTTCGCGAAGAGATGGCGCCGGGGGATTTTGTCGTTGTCGATCAGTTCATTGACCGCACGCTTGCGCGCGAGAAGTCGTTCTTCGGGCAAGGTTTGGTGGCCCATGTCTCGGTCGCGCATCCGACCTGCCCAAGGCTGGGCGAGGCCTGCCTGACAGCAGCCAAGGAGGTGGGCGTGACCGTTCATAAGGGCGGCACCTATCTGGCGATGGAGGGCCCGCAATTCTCGACCCTGGCGGAAAGCAAGATGTACCGCGAAAGCTGGGGCGCGGACGTGATCGGCATGACGAACATGCCCGAGGCGAAGCTCGCCCGCGAGGCGGAGCTTTGCTACGCCTCGGTCGCGATGATCACCGATTATGACAGCTGGCATCCGGACCATGGCGAGGTGGATGTGACGCAGATCATCGCGACGCTGATGGGCAACGCGGCCCATGCCCGCGATATGGTGGCGCTGCTGCCCGGACTGCTCGGAGCCGCGCGCGCGCCCTGCCCCCATGGCTGCGACCGCGCGCTGGAATTTGCGCTGATCACCCAGCCCGACGCACGCGACCCGGCGATGGTGGCCAAGCTCGACGCGGTGGCGGGCCGGGTGCTTGGCTGA
- a CDS encoding M15 family metallopeptidase yields MDSAAIKLVQSKLKDMGHYSGRIDGDRGPKTHAAVKKGIPQIGGTPPAGWDRHNGKRQTIMFLQMYCHANDVDAGTVDGFWGPQTAWAADALEEKLKSGFVHAWRDVEPAKPEKFKFCKQSEMTSFYGPHGIPGGRSPKLVSVPCPWPLKIAWNKSQRRSGFKVHEKVADSLGEIVERVHEQYGLAEITRLGFDLFGGDYNPRKMRGGSKWSTHSWGIAIDFDPERNRLKWGRGRASFAHPDCTDFWEIWERNGWTSLGRVRNFDWMHVQAASLG; encoded by the coding sequence ATGGACAGCGCAGCCATCAAACTTGTTCAAAGCAAGCTGAAAGACATGGGCCACTATTCTGGCCGTATCGATGGGGACCGTGGCCCCAAGACCCACGCCGCCGTCAAGAAGGGCATCCCGCAGATCGGCGGCACGCCGCCCGCGGGATGGGACCGCCACAATGGCAAGCGCCAGACGATCATGTTCCTGCAGATGTATTGCCACGCCAATGACGTGGATGCGGGCACCGTGGACGGGTTCTGGGGGCCGCAGACCGCCTGGGCCGCGGACGCGCTCGAAGAGAAGCTGAAATCGGGCTTCGTGCATGCATGGCGCGATGTGGAGCCCGCCAAGCCCGAGAAGTTCAAATTCTGCAAACAGTCCGAGATGACGTCGTTCTATGGGCCCCACGGCATCCCCGGCGGGCGCTCGCCCAAGCTGGTCTCGGTGCCCTGCCCCTGGCCCTTGAAGATCGCGTGGAACAAGAGCCAGCGCCGCTCGGGCTTCAAGGTCCACGAGAAGGTCGCCGACAGCCTCGGCGAGATCGTCGAGCGCGTGCATGAGCAGTACGGGCTGGCCGAGATCACCCGGCTGGGCTTCGATCTGTTCGGTGGCGACTACAACCCGCGCAAGATGCGCGGCGGCTCGAAATGGTCGACCCATTCCTGGGGCATCGCCATCGACTTCGATCCGGAGCGCAACCGCCTGAAATGGGGCCGCGGCCGCGCCAGCTTCGCCCATCCCGACTGCACCGACTTCTGGGAAATCTGGGAGCGGAACGGCTGGACCTCGCTGGGCCGTGTGCGCAACTTCGACTGGATGCATGTGCAGGCCGCCAGCCTGGGCTAG
- a CDS encoding adenine phosphoribosyltransferase: protein MQVKDYIRTIPDFPHEGIMFRDVTTLFLDPRGFRMAIDQLLHPYAGQRFDKVAGLEARGFILGGAIAHQLSVGFVPIRKKGKLPGSTIEQDYQLEYGQATVELHDDSLQPGEKVLLIDDLLATGGTAEAGIKLIEKLGAEVVGCGFIIDLPELGGRAKLEAMGQEVHALCQFEGA from the coding sequence ATGCAGGTCAAAGACTACATCCGCACCATCCCTGACTTCCCCCATGAGGGGATCATGTTCCGGGACGTCACCACGCTGTTTCTGGACCCGCGCGGCTTCCGCATGGCTATCGACCAGCTGCTGCACCCCTATGCAGGGCAGCGCTTCGACAAGGTGGCAGGGCTGGAGGCGCGCGGCTTCATCCTGGGCGGCGCGATTGCGCATCAGCTGTCGGTGGGCTTTGTGCCGATCCGCAAGAAGGGCAAGCTGCCGGGCAGCACGATCGAGCAGGACTACCAGCTGGAATATGGCCAAGCGACCGTGGAGCTTCATGATGACAGCCTGCAGCCTGGCGAGAAGGTGCTGCTGATCGACGACCTGCTGGCCACGGGTGGCACCGCCGAGGCCGGCATCAAACTGATCGAGAAGCTGGGGGCCGAGGTGGTCGGCTGCGGCTTCATCATCGACCTGCCAGAGCTTGGCGGACGCGCCAAGCTGGAGGCGATGGGCCAGGAGGTCCACGCGCTCTGCCAGTTCGAGGGCGCCTGA
- a CDS encoding DUF1304 domain-containing protein, translating into MPLLATVLIGLIALLHLYIAWFEMFAWTSRGPRIFRSFPRDLFEPTKAMAANQGLYNGFLAAGLIWALLIGTPAWQVNVATFFLLCVAVAGVFGAATASRRILYVQTVPACLALGALYLG; encoded by the coding sequence ATGCCTCTGCTCGCCACGGTCCTGATCGGGCTGATCGCCCTGCTGCATCTCTATATCGCCTGGTTCGAGATGTTCGCCTGGACAAGCCGTGGCCCGAGAATTTTCCGCAGCTTCCCACGCGACCTATTCGAGCCGACGAAAGCAATGGCCGCCAATCAGGGGCTCTATAACGGTTTTCTGGCCGCGGGGCTGATCTGGGCCTTGCTCATTGGGACACCTGCGTGGCAGGTGAACGTGGCCACGTTTTTCCTGCTTTGCGTCGCCGTGGCCGGGGTATTCGGAGCCGCGACCGCGTCGCGGCGCATCCTCTATGTGCAGACCGTCCCGGCCTGCCTGGCTTTGGGCGCGCTCTATCTCGGGTGA